The Brassica napus cultivar Da-Ae chromosome C1, Da-Ae, whole genome shotgun sequence DNA segment GCCGTCGTCGGCTCTAGTCTCCGGGGGGTGAAGGCTACAACAGCTTTGCGCGCCGGCTTTAGGTATTTCGTTGCGGTTCTTAGAGTTTGAGTTTCGATTATGGATCGAGTGGGTCTTGTTTGTCTCTCTTGTGTTGGAGCTTTGACCTTGTCGGATGAGATCTCGAAGAGCGATGAAACTCTCCGACGGGTAGACAGAGTTGGAAGAACAGAGATGGTTTCGGCGGAGGCTCTGCGGGTTCTAAGCTCTGACGAAATGAAGTTGCGGTGATGTGGTTCCGGCGGTGAGTCGAGGCGGGGACGGTCAAGTCGAGGCGGATGCGACGCGTGTCGTTCTGATGGCATAGATGCTCCCACGTGTCCAGCAGCCAGCTTATTTGACGTGTGACTCGGCCGACGTCGCACAGACTTTTAATGTTTGGGCCGACGGCCCAGTTAATGAGTCCGTTTGTTGCCTTTTGGCTTTTAGGCCTATGGCCTTTTGATTATGTAGTTGGGCCTTGGGCTGTGTACTCTAGGCTTGACccgttttatcaattaaaaaaaacctattgacgaaaaaaaaaagtgggagAAGTAATCTTTTTTTTCGTTCTGCGTTTACATAAATCCCGTTTGTCCCAAGCTTtcattttccttcttcttcgtcattgtATTTATTTCCATGTttcataataaatttttttttttttgataaaatgtttcataataaatttcaaaatcttaACTATGATTTCAAATCTTTGTCATCGAAACAAGAGAATGACATATTGACATTAGACATTGACTTTGCTTTACCTTTAAAACTATCTCCATTAGTTGtctctattttttactccaaatatagaataCTCTAAAAGTAGAGGAAGGTTTTGCTCCGATGATTatcactattttttattttataatagaatattcttattatattctttctccacttatttattaatttattattttactcataacttttgaaatattgaaattttaccCTTATACTTGATACTGCAACAATAATACAATACCAttacaatattattaaaactaaatggTTACTTTAAAACGAAAATCTTATTACAAcacttaaataaaaaacaatacatTCATTTTTAGCCATcaaatttagtcgatatttatcatatatatctaaaattttataaaataacttaaatgaaagtattaataattaaaataaaatatttttaaactctaaaatttacattttaaagtttcatattacttaaaaaatattacaaaataataacaaatgttattaacaaaagatatttcaactaaatcataaaataatatatttaaaatagaacacaaaaaatcatagttttagatatacatgtttttaaatcggttcttatcgggtcgggtCTATTCGAGTCAATTATTTTCGGGTCCGGGTATACTCGGATCGGTTcctttcggttccggttctttcgggtaaaagaaatttagacccaaaaggtacttgtaaattttcggcTCAGTTCCAGGTTGGGTATTTTttggtcggttccggttcggattttcggatccAGGTTAAAATGCCCATGCCTACTTCAAATGATGATATCGtaagtattaatatatattttcttaattattcagtgtctttaaatatatatttatttatgttataaatttatatgcagATCAATCAAGCTAAAGAAATGTTAAGTGGAAGATCCGTTGGAAATTTGATCATGTATGGaattttgtcaatttttttgaaaagtttaaagATGGTTCTAATCTTGCTAAAAAAGATGCAACTCTATGCAGTTTTGGATATACATCTTCAGAGTCTGATAATCCTACTCCTGACCATGTTACACAAGCATCTCctggtttgttttcattttctataaatttagaaGAATATATTAGTGGTGGATCTCCATCTCAATGACCAATTAgagtaaaaaaatcaaaactgaaaAGAAAGAATGATGATCAAACATCTGTTGTTATCAAGACTTTAGAAGAAGGAAACCAATAACTCTTGGAACAATTAAAGAAGACAAATACACAAAGACAACACCACTTGGAGATGCAAAGTAAAAATTATGCATTGAAGGAGctcaaagaagaaaataaaatgttacttCAAAACTTAAATTCAATAGAAAATCCAAATATTTGAGCTTATGTTCAAGGAGAACAAACAAGAATCTTGAGGAAAAAGATGAATCAACAacctccttcttcatcaactttatttggaaatttttttaatgatattGGTGGTTCTGGAAATGATCTACTAGAATATTAAATCATGATAATGTGTTATGATAAGTTtgaatcttttatatttttattatggattatttatttttagtttattacttattatgttgttgtgttttcTAATTAAATATAAGTTATTAGTTCATTAAATTTTCagctaatttaataattaattttatgaatttaatgatatttaaaaGTATGAagttataatatatgatttattaaggtagaaaatgaaaacgTGTAAAAGTGaatgatcattttgtaaaaatacaGTAATACTGTTCATCCCTCTATATTTGGTGTAACATTTGGTACATTGAAGtgattttttactctatattggTGTCTAGAGGGAAAAGTAGAGTACCTTTGGAGAAGCATACCCAGTTCACCAAAGGGCAAAGGCCCAGCCCAAATTTGTGTAAAATCTTCAAAAAATGAAGGCCGAACATTTGCAAATGAGCCCAGTTCACTTATTTGGTTTAGAGCATAACATGCCCCTTAAACACGGTCTATGATGTTTTTGTAGGTTCCTCAAATGTATGTATAAATGTTTATGTACACACACCAATATCATTTCAATTTTCAAACAAGGGCATGGTTGTAGTCATGGTAATGAAACGTCTTGTAGATGAAGTGCGATAGCCACTTCGAAGCCGCAAAACTCAACACAGCCGCCACAACCACCACGCTTCTAGCCACATTAGACATGGCAATCTGCTTCGTCACGGCCATAACTCCGATCAAAGCAACCGATACGATTTGCAAGATCACCTCAAACGCGTTGAGGTATTTGTGAGCTTTCTTGCAGCTGCTGCAGTTCTCCACATGCGACCAATACCTTAAGAAACACAAAACTCTCTTCATTAAGGTACGTTTTCGTTTACAAAGGATAAAGATAAGAAGATGTAAGTAAAGTAAACCTGTCGAAGAGCTGTTCTCGAGGAGGCgttggaggaagaagagatggatCAAACTTTCCTCTCCAGTCGACTTGAGCTCCACTGTACTTGTTGAACCATCTCCTGAATGTAACCACAAGTGCGTCTGATTTTGTTGGGATGAAGCAAGCTTTTTGCCAGTTTTCAGGGCCTCTCTCCAGTATCTTCCTCTCCTCGACATGAAGGAGGTGCAAGTCTGAGTCTAGAATCTTGTTTTGCCCTATGTGGAACACCCATCTAGGAACAATCTTATCAATAGCTACCCCGAAGTTTCTCGGGAACGTCCAAATCAACCTACTGCGACCGGGGCTGACTGGGATGCATATAAAGATCAATGACAATTTGCGATTTTTCAATGGCCCCTGGATGCAGAACAAATACGGTCAGGGAGATAAAAAGAGAAGTGAATCTAAAACAAGACAATCCATAATACATGTTAGTTTATGCATTGACCTTTTCAGATGTGATAGAATCCTTGTCCTCCTCTCTTAATGGCTCCGTGGAAGCTCGGTACACACATGGTGCGATAAAATTAGCATAACCCCATTCTTGCCTTGCAAAGAAGCCTTCGTTGTCTAGTCTTTTCACGGTGATCTCGAGTGGTTTTCCCCCTTCTCTGTCAACTTTCTCTGTAAAGAAAGGCAGAAAGTTGGTGGTACATTGAGCTAAAAGGGTAATGcagaaaattttacattttcaatacatCACTTAATgatgataaattttaaacttgCAGGAAAGATAAATTTGTAAGTgaaattttattggttaaaaaaattgttggaaATAATGAATTACAGAAAATTCTAAAACTTGCATATTTtcgaaacagagggagtataagaTAAAACAGTTTTGAAATGcagattttatcaaaattacCTTTTGGTTTACCAACCCGCATTAGTCCATAATGTGCATAGGGAACATGAGCCGGGTCCATGAGGTTCTCCACCAACACATCGTACCTGAAAGGTTTCAGATTTACGAAAGAGCCAATCAaagaagggagagagagagtttggaTATAACAAACCCGTAGGGAATATCTCGATTTGCCACGAGCTTAGTGAACGATGGGTCTTCCAACTCTGGAATGTAAGGAGGCTTGTTGGTCTCAAGAACATTCTTGTATTTGGGATCACTGTTGGGCCAAAACCAAAGGATCTCATGCTGCACTGTACTTGGGTAAACAGCTACACATGCTTGCTTGAACGTGTGCACCTAATAAGTTCGCACAACATAATCAACATAATCAAGACTCTGACTTTTATGTTTCTTcagacaacaaaaaaaaaaagaaaaaagacttTTGAATTTATGTTCCAATCTCACCGGAGGACCATCAGGAGGAGCTTGAGGAATGAGCTTACAATCACCCTTACCGTTGAAGCACCAACCATGATACACACACTGCAACCTCCCCCACTGATCAATCCTCCCGTCAGACAAGGGAGCAAGGCGATGAGGACACGTGTCGTCCATCACTTTCCACTGGCTCTCGTTCCTGTCCCACCAGACCACAACATCAATCCCCATGACTCTCTTCCCGTGCGGAGCCTTCTTGTCGAGGTCGCAGATGGGCATCACCGGGTACCAGTTGGCGTACCAGTCGAACTTCTTCGACGACGAGTCCGATCCGGGTTCGGGTTCCGGCGGGGAGTTCGTCGGGGCGACGGTGGGTGATGACGACACCGCGGTTGTGAAAAGGTTGGATTTTGACGGCGGTGGGGGGGATTTGAAGGCGATGGAGTTTGGAGAGATGGGTTTGGGATTGGGGAGAGAGCATCTGAATCGAGGTTTTGGTTTGAGGATTCGCGGAGATGGAAGAGTGCATGTTGCAAGAGCAGCTTCCATGGTTGGAAGAAGAAAGAGTATTTGGTggtggtgtgtgtgtgtgtgtggttgTGACAACGGGAAGAGGGAAACTAGAggagttttattttatttatttgtgttgATAATTTTAATCTAACAGTTCAGATTTATCGTTGACTATGTCCTCCTTTAATCACGGTTGAGATGTCACGTGACATGAGAACTGGTGTGGTGGTGGGTTGAGTGAAAGTAAACCATGTCTGGTATGTTGATTATTCTCAGATTGTCTAAACGTATTCTTTGTCTTAatgccaagaaaaaaaaaaagaattgtacacaagagaataaaataaaataaaaagtatttgtcttaatgattttgatatttttgaggTTATACACTCGAATTTTAAGCATCATCTCCTATTTCGAAAAAAGTAACAAGAGCATGAAAATGAAGCGGTTAACTGGAAGAGAGAGAGCGTCGGTTGAGTGTTGAAAACGATGTCGCTTGCTCGAACCACAAGTAAAGAAGAGAGCATAGCGAGGGCATGATAGTCATTTCTTAGGATCCCCATCACCTCGCATGATCAGTTTTCTTCATCTCTCACGTCTGGAATTGAATAgacaattattattatataaataaaactcaGTTTCCCTCTTGAGATCAAAAtctaagaaagaagaaagagttGTTTTGTACATTCATTTACGAATAGTAGAACTGGTGCAAAGACGTTGCATTTCCATAGATTCGAAGTTTGTCTGGTAGGGAGGGAGGGAGTGGATCATGGCGGAGGTCGTTGTGCACATATACGATGTGACCAACACTGGATCAGACAAAACCAACAACACCATCCTTCAGATCAACAGGATCTTCAAAGACGGCATCGGTCTAGGCGGCATTTTCCACAGCGCCATTCAGGTATATTATTGAGAAAGTGTCTCTTCTTGGTTATATATGTTTACatttatttggattttttttgtatgtatGTATGGAGAACCATGCAATTTAGACGCCTTCATGTGCAAACCATGCCTGATCTTGATTTTATGATCTGTGAGGCTCTGTTTCATGTTTCATGGTCTCTGTCAGATTTCGAACTAGGGTTCCATTTTATGAAACCAAACTACCAGGTTCCATTGTCATCTCTTATGAATTTTTCTGAAGGTATATGGAAACGATGAGTGGTCTTATGGGTATTGTGAACAAGGCACTGGTGTCTTCAGATGTCCTAGCAGCAAGAATCCTATGTACACTTATCGTGAGAAAATTGTTCTTGGGAGGACAGATTGTACAATCTTTATGGTTAATCAGATATTCCGTGAGCTCACCAGGGAATGGCCAGGACATACTTATGATCTCTTGTCCAGAAACTGCAACCACTTCTGTGATGTGCTCTGTGACAGGCTTGGCGTGCCAAAGCTCCCAGGTAAAGATGTGTATTGAGAACAATGTTTGTGTATGTGTGTTGGTCTTGAAAGCTTATGTGATTGTTCGGGTTCTTGTCTCTACCTTAACAGGTTGGGTGAATCGTTTTGCGCAAGCTGGCGACACAGCTTTGGAAGTAGCAGAAACCACAGCAATGCGGGtgggtctctctctctctctctttttctctcgtTTGGTTTCTATGGAACCTAAATGGAATCattattagtgtttttttttttcaatcttgtaaattggtatTTTGCAGTTAAAGCAAGCCAAAACTGAGCTTCTATCAGCTAGTAAAGTAGCATATCGCTTCCTTTCAAATGTTACCTCAAGCGTAACCAACAGCACCAATGGCTCACCACAACAGCCTGGAACCGTCAATAATTCAGACAATGGGAACTTGAGAATGCAAGGCACCTGGCTCAAAGGAATGTTAAACACTTCGAAACCGTCCACAAGCACAGAGATAGAGAACACAGATGAAGATGCAAATCATGACTCTGAGGTTCTACAGTTTCAGCATCAACCGTAATCCACCGTAATGCATTCATTTGGTTAATTGCATTGCATATCCACCCGGACCAAAAGCTACTCAACTGTATCCATTACTTTGTATCACACCATTGGAacccatctctctttttttctcaaCACGTTAATGACAAGTAACCAAGCAAGTCTCAGCATCATATCTTTCAAAGTTTTCATTAAGAAAATAGCTTCAATACACATACGAAGATGAGTTTTCAACATGTATAACAAACACAACTCGCAATGCGTCCATAATATTGCAGGGGAAGGAAAGAAAACAAAGTATAAATCTAGCGTTtagtgaagaaaaaaacaacacaGCAATCTCAcaccaaaataaaacaacatttattCCCAACTTATATAATAACAATGCTGACTTTAGCAATCAAATCTGGAAATCATGGCGATTTGTCATCCCCTGAACATCCCCTTAAGCACAAAGGCATTCCTGTCAGTGTTTTCAGATATCCTTAGTGATGAGACAGCCTGAGCAGCGATCAGATCAGCTGATACTCCCATGTTGCTATCCCAAGACTCCCTCATGAAGGGTGACCAGTTACTCTCTCCTAGTCCGTAACCGTTGGACACAAACCCAATCCCTTGAACCGCATAGCTAGCGCAGCTCTGGCGAGGAACGTAGTTTTCACCTCTAAACAGATCCATCTTGAAACAACCCTTTTCTTGGCCAAGCATGACTCGAGATGAGTCATCAGAATCTTCGCCCAGTAGGACGTGCAGAGCAACAGCTTCTGCTATTGCAGCACCTTCTTCATCTAACCTCTGCTGCTCTTCAAGTttcctctgcttcttcttttCCAGCTCAGCCCTGATGGCTGCAGAATTAGCCAGAGCTTTCTCGAgacgtctcttcttcttctcagctTGTTTGACACGATCGAACTCATCTTTACCATtatgtttcttgctcttccctTTCCTAGCTAATGGCTGAACTTGCTTGCACACCGCGTGATCCATACTAGCTTACTATATATAActcttttaactaaaaataactGAACTAAAACTCGCTGCTGTGGTGGAAGGAAGTCGAGAACTACTACTACACCCACTCAGGTATATAGGAATACCTCATGGTGCGGACAATACAATCCCAAAAAGAAACAACTGGAGACAACTGAAGAGAGACGTTGTAAGAAGACATAACATTTGGAATCACTCGTCCTCCTTTCCCATACCCCTTAGACTCTCCCATTTTCTGCATTTGACAATTACTTTTTTATTAGATATAAAAGCTGCAAAAAAGGAGAAACACACAAACCAGTAACCTTAATctttaaaacaacaacaacatatcTTCAGGCTACAAAACATGCCACCAAATCTTAACCAACCAAGCAGACCAGATGACATGATTTTAAGCAACAACACAATTGTTCAAAGACACCAAGTCCtaaacaagtaaaaaaaaattaaatcttaCTAACGATTTAAACAGATTTAACAGAGTCAGTCAATAACAGCTCAAAGAAGCCTTAAAAAAGCTGAAACTTGATAATATTGATGATTACTGAAACCCTAATTGCTCAAACAATGAAACATGTAATAAAAAAAGTCACAAAGGGCATCCATAGAAAGAGTCAAACCCACGGCAAACTTT contains these protein-coding regions:
- the LOC106347103 gene encoding protochlorophyllide-dependent translocon component 52, chloroplastic-like → MEAALATCTLPSPRILKPKPRFRCSLPNPKPISPNSIAFKSPPPPSKSNLFTTAVSSSPTVAPTNSPPEPEPGSDSSSKKFDWYANWYPVMPICDLDKKAPHGKRVMGIDVVVWWDRNESQWKVMDDTCPHRLAPLSDGRIDQWGRLQCVYHGWCFNGKGDCKLIPQAPPDGPPVHTFKQACVAVYPSTVQHEILWFWPNSDPKYKNVLETNKPPYIPELEDPSFTKLVANRDIPYGYDVLVENLMDPAHVPYAHYGLMRVGKPKEKVDREGGKPLEITVKRLDNEGFFARQEWGYANFIAPCVYRASTEPLREEDKDSITSEKGPLKNRKLSLIFICIPVSPGRSRLIWTFPRNFGVAIDKIVPRWVFHIGQNKILDSDLHLLHVEERKILERGPENWQKACFIPTKSDALVVTFRRWFNKYSGAQVDWRGKFDPSLLPPTPPREQLFDRYWSHVENCSSCKKAHKYLNAFEVILQIVSVALIGVMAVTKQIAMSNVARSVVVVAAVLSFAASKWLSHFIYKTFHYHDYNHALV
- the LOC106347105 gene encoding deSI-like protein At4g17486 — its product is MAEVVVHIYDVTNTGSDKTNNTILQINRIFKDGIGLGGIFHSAIQVYGNDEWSYGYCEQGTGVFRCPSSKNPMYTYREKIVLGRTDCTIFMVNQIFRELTREWPGHTYDLLSRNCNHFCDVLCDRLGVPKLPGWVNRFAQAGDTALEVAETTAMRLKQAKTELLSASKVAYRFLSNVTSSVTNSTNGSPQQPGTVNNSDNGNLRMQGTWLKGMLNTSKPSTSTEIENTDEDANHDSEVLQFQHQP
- the LOC106347112 gene encoding uncharacterized protein LOC106347112, whose amino-acid sequence is MDHAVCKQVQPLARKGKSKKHNGKDEFDRVKQAEKKKRRLEKALANSAAIRAELEKKKQRKLEEQQRLDEEGAAIAEAVALHVLLGEDSDDSSRVMLGQEKGCFKMDLFRGENYVPRQSCASYAVQGIGFVSNGYGLGESNWSPFMRESWDSNMGVSADLIAAQAVSSLRISENTDRNAFVLKGMFRG